The genomic segment GCCTTGAGTCGGTCGATGAGCGCGGGTGCCGCGCTCGTCCAGCCGTAGACGACCGAGGTCAGCGACCGCACGTCGTGGCCGCCGGCCTCGATCGCGTCGGCGAGCTCGGCGAGCATCGCGGGCGACCCGCCCCAGAGCGCCGTGACCCCCTCGCGCTCGACGGCCGCCGCGATGCCCGCCGCGTCGAAGCGCCGCCCGAGCACGAGCGTGCCGCCGACCACGAACGCCGGGAAGCTCATGATCGTGTCGCAGATGTGGAAGACGACCGGCAGGAAGCTCAAGAGCTTCATGTCGCTCTCGATGCGGTTGCCGCGCCCGTAGGTCAGCGCGAACGTGAACGCGGCGAAGTGGCTGTAGGTGTGCGAGATCATCGCGCCCTTGGGCATCGCCGTCGTGCCCGAGGTGAACACGATCTCCCAGATGTCGTCGCCGTGGATCTCGACGTCGGGCTCGGTGGTCGCGGCCCCGGCGACGAACGTCCCGAACGACGCGCTCCCGGCCACCGCGCCGCCGCCGATCTCGATCGTCACGTCGGGCCGCGTGCCGGCCTGCGCGAACGCCACCTCGCAGCGCGGCCACAGCTCGGCGTCGACGACGCAGAGCGCAGGCTCCAGGCGCTCGATGAGGTGGGCGACGACGTCGGGGGCGAGCATCGGGTTCAGCGGCGCGACGGTGAGCCCCGCCTTCGCGACGCCGAACTTCAGGATGTAGGCCTCGACGGAGTTCTCGCAGAACATGAGCACCGTGTCGCCCTGCCGCAGGCCGCGGCCCAGGAGCGCGTTGGCGACGCGGTTGGCCAGCGCGTCGGCCTGCCGGTAGGTCAGGCGCTCGTGGGCGGGGTCGGCGAACGCGCCGGGCCACGTCACGATCGCCTCCTTGTCGGGGAAGCTCCACGTGACGCGCTCGAGCAGGTCGCCGATGCTCACGCGGTTGACGCGGTCGACCGGGCGCCGGTGGTGCAGGCTCGTGACGTCGAACCCGGTCACCCCGGCTCCTCGATCGCCGCCAGCAGCATCCCGGCGTCGACCTGCATCCCGACGGCGACGGGCAGCTCGGCGACGCGGCCGTCGGCCGGGGCGACGATCTCGTGCTCCATCTTCATCGCCTCGAGCGCCAGCAGCGCCTGCCCGGCGCGCACGGCGTCGCCGACGGCGACGTCGACGCGCACCACGTTGCCCGGCATCGGCGCCAGCAGCGAGCCGGGCGCGGCCTGGGCGGCCGGGTCGGGGAGGCGCTCGAGCTCGCGCAGCGTGCAGGCGCCCGTGGGCCCGGAGACGTGCACGGCGCCCTCCGGGCCGGGTCGCACCCCCAAGCGCGTCCGCACGCCGTCGAGCTCGAGCACGACCGCCCCGGGATCCGCGCCCGCCAGGCGCACGTCGGCGGCCAGCGGCTCGCCGTCGACGAGCAGGTGCTCGAGCCCGCCCCGCCCGAAGCGGTAGGCGACCACGAGCTCGTCGTCGCGGTCGGCGAAGCGCGCCTCCTGGTCGACGGCCGGGTTGTTGCGCCACCCGCTGGGCAGCGTGCGCTGCACGGTCGCCGCCGCGCGGCGGGCGGCCTGGCCCGCGAGTGCCGCGGCGGCGGCCGCCGCACGCCGCGCCGCCCCGTCGAGCAGGTCGGCGCGCAGGGCCTGCGCGTCGTCGCGCTCCAGGTGGTGGATGCCGATCGCGCCGGCGGCGAATGCCGGCGACTCCAGCACGCGGACGAGGAAGTCGCGGTTGGTGCGCACGCCGTCGATCTCGGCCGCCCGCAGCGCGGCGGCCAGGCGGCGGGTCGCCTCGGCGCGCGTGGCGCCGTGGGCGATGACCTTGGCGATCATCGGGTCGTAGTGGAGCGAGACCTCCGAGCCCGCCGCCACCCCGGCGTCGACGCGCAGGCCGGGCCGCGCCGGCACCTCCAGGCGCGTCAGCGTCCCCGTCTGGGGCAGGAAGCCGGCCACCGGGTCCTCGGCGTAGAGCCGCACCTCGATCGCGTGGCCCTGCGGCGCGGGGGCGGTCGCGGCCTCCGGGATCGGCACCCCCATCGCGATCTCGAGCTGCAGGCGCACGAGGTCGGTGCCCGTGACCATCTCGGTCACCGGGTGCTCGACCTGCAGGCGCGTGTTGACCTCCAGCGCGTGGAAGCTCCCGTCGTCGGCGAGCAGGAACTCGACGGTGCCCGCCCCGACGTAGCCGATCGCCGCCCCCGCGGCGACCGCGGCGGCGCCCATGCGGGCCCGCAGCGCCGGATCGACCGCGGGTGACGGCGCCTCCTCCAGGAGCTTCTGGTGGCGGCGCTGCAGGGAGCAGTCGCGCTCGCCGAGGTGGGTCACCGTGCCGTGGTGGTCGCCGAGGATCTGGATCTCGACGTGCCGGCCCGCCGTCACGTAGCGCTCGAGCAGCAGCGCGTCGTCGCCGAACGCCTCACGCGCCAGGCGCCGTGCGCCCGCCACCGCCGCCGCCAGCTCCTCGGGGCGGCCGACGACCGCCATGCCCTTGCCGCCCCCGCCCCCCGACGGCTTGACGAGCAGCGGGTACCCGACCCCGGCGGCCGCCGCCGCCAGCGCCTCGCCGTCCAGGCCGCTGACATCGGCGTCGGCCAGCACGGGCACGCCGACGCCGGCCATGATCCGCTTGGCGCCGAGCTTGGACCCCATGTCGCGGATGACCTGCGGCGACGGGCCGACGAACAGCAGGCCCGCGTCGGCGCAGGCCTGCGCGAAGTCGGCGTTCTCGGCCAGGAAGCCGTAGCCCGGGTGCACCGCGTCGGCGCCCGTCCGCCGCGCGGCGTCGACGATCGCCTCGGCCCGCAGGTAGGAGGCCGAGGGCGCCGCGGCGCCGATCCGCACCGCGACGTCGGCCTGCGCGACATGCGGCGCGTCGGCGTCGGCGTCGGAGAAGACCGCGACCGTCGGCAGGCCCATCGCTCGCGCGGTGCGGATGATCCGGCAGGCGATCTCGCCGCGGTTGGCGACGAGCAGGCGGGTGATGTCGCGCGGGGCGGCCATCGTCACATGCGGAAGACGCCGAAGCCCTCGGCGCCCTCCACGGTGGTGGCGTGCACGGCCGAGAGCGCGAGGCCCAGGACGGTGCGCGTGTCGCGCGGGTCGATGATCCCGTCGTCGTAGAGGCGCCCCGACATGGGCAGCGCGAGCGACTCGGCCTCGATCTGGGCCTCGACCGCCTCGCGCATCGCGGCGTCGGCGGCCTCGTCGACGGCCTCGCCGCGGGCGGCCGCCGCGGCCCGGGCGACGATCGACAGCACGCCGGCCAGCTGGGCGCCGCCCATGACCGCGACCTTCGCGTTGGGCCACGCGAACAGGAAGCGCGGCCGGTAGGAGCGGCCGCTCATCCCGTAGTTGCCCGCGCCGTAGGAGCCGCCGCAGATCACCGAGATGTGCGGGACGGTCGAGTTGGACACCGCGTTGATCATCTGCGCGCCGTGCTTGATGATCCCGCGCT from the Baekduia soli genome contains:
- a CDS encoding class I adenylate-forming enzyme family protein, with product MTGFDVTSLHHRRPVDRVNRVSIGDLLERVTWSFPDKEAIVTWPGAFADPAHERLTYRQADALANRVANALLGRGLRQGDTVLMFCENSVEAYILKFGVAKAGLTVAPLNPMLAPDVVAHLIERLEPALCVVDAELWPRCEVAFAQAGTRPDVTIEIGGGAVAGSASFGTFVAGAATTEPDVEIHGDDIWEIVFTSGTTAMPKGAMISHTYSHFAAFTFALTYGRGNRIESDMKLLSFLPVVFHICDTIMSFPAFVVGGTLVLGRRFDAAGIAAAVEREGVTALWGGSPAMLAELADAIEAGGHDVRSLTSVVYGWTSAAPALIDRLKALAGPDLVTCEALGQTEAISAHRFWPDKWPEVFRATAPELNYVGVPNPLLAADLWDEEGGSLRGRPGVPGEIVYRSPVVTAGYYKDEEATAEAFRGGWFHSGDVCVYDEDDLKIMVDRSKDIVKSGGENVSSIRVEAVLLQHPAVRRAAVVGLPHEHWGEAVTAFVIPAEGQDVDADGLIGFCRSRLAGFETPKAIIAVDSLPTTVGDKVRKYELRTRHRGHYTG
- a CDS encoding ATP-binding protein, which encodes MAAPRDITRLLVANRGEIACRIIRTARAMGLPTVAVFSDADADAPHVAQADVAVRIGAAAPSASYLRAEAIVDAARRTGADAVHPGYGFLAENADFAQACADAGLLFVGPSPQVIRDMGSKLGAKRIMAGVGVPVLADADVSGLDGEALAAAAAGVGYPLLVKPSGGGGGKGMAVVGRPEELAAAVAGARRLAREAFGDDALLLERYVTAGRHVEIQILGDHHGTVTHLGERDCSLQRRHQKLLEEAPSPAVDPALRARMGAAAVAAGAAIGYVGAGTVEFLLADDGSFHALEVNTRLQVEHPVTEMVTGTDLVRLQLEIAMGVPIPEAATAPAPQGHAIEVRLYAEDPVAGFLPQTGTLTRLEVPARPGLRVDAGVAAGSEVSLHYDPMIAKVIAHGATRAEATRRLAAALRAAEIDGVRTNRDFLVRVLESPAFAAGAIGIHHLERDDAQALRADLLDGAARRAAAAAAALAGQAARRAAATVQRTLPSGWRNNPAVDQEARFADRDDELVVAYRFGRGGLEHLLVDGEPLAADVRLAGADPGAVVLELDGVRTRLGVRPGPEGAVHVSGPTGACTLRELERLPDPAAQAAPGSLLAPMPGNVVRVDVAVGDAVRAGQALLALEAMKMEHEIVAPADGRVAELPVAVGMQVDAGMLLAAIEEPG